A portion of the Thunnus albacares chromosome 5, fThuAlb1.1, whole genome shotgun sequence genome contains these proteins:
- the LOC122982107 gene encoding rhodopsin-like: MNGTEGPNFYIPMSNKTGLVRSPFEYPQYYLAEPWKYSLLAAYMLFLIITAFPINFLTLYVTVKHKKLRTPLNYVLLNLAVADLFMVVGGFTVTLFTALHGYFSLGVTGCNIEGFFATLGGEIALWSLVVLAIERYIVVCKPVTNFRFGEKHAIAGLGFTWIMALTCAIPPLFGWSRYIPEGMQCSCGIDYYTPKPEINNTSFVIYMFVLHFSIPLFIIFFCYSRLLCTVRAAAAQQQESETTQRAEKEVTRIVIVMVISFLVCWVPYASVAWYIFANQGTEFGPVFMTVPAFFAKSAALYNPAIYILLNRQFRNCMITTVCCGKNPFGDDEVGAAAVSKTQTSSVSSSQVAPA, from the exons ATGAATGGCACAGAAGGACCCAACTTTTATATCCCCATGTCTAACAAGACTGGGTTGGTCCGCAGCCCATTTGAGTACCCTCAGTACTACCTGGCTGAGCCCTGGAAGTACTCTCTTTTGGCTGCGTACATGCTGTTCCTCATCATCACTGCCTTCCCCATCAACTTCCTCACCCTCTATGTTACcgtcaaacacaaaaaactgaGGACCCCTCTGAACTACGTCTTGCTCAACCTCGCTGTGGCCGACCTCTTCATGGTTGTCGGTGGCTTCACAGTTACTCTCTTCACAGCCCTGCATGGATACTTCAGCTTAGGGGTCACCGGCTGCAACATTGAAGGATTCTTTGCCACCTTAGGAG GAGAAATTGCTCTCTGGTCTCTGGTGGTTTTGGCTATTGAGCGCTACATTGTGGTCTGTAAGCCAGTGACAAACTTCCGCTTTGGGGAGAAACATGCCATTGCTGGGCTGGGATTCACATGGATCATGGCCCTGACCTGTGCTATACCCCCTCTGTTTGGCTGGTCCAG GTACATCCCAGAGGGAATGCAGTGTTCCTGTGGCATTGACTACTACACTCCCAAGCCCGAGATCAACAACACCTCATTTGTCATCTATATGTTTGTCCTCCATTTCTCTATCCCGCTCTTCATCATTTTCTTCTGCTACAGTCGCCTGCTCTGCACTGTGCGAGCG GCTGCGGCCCAGCAGCAGGAGTCTGAAACCACCCAGAGAGCCGAGAAAGAGGTAACACGTATTGTCATCGTCATGGTGATCTCCTTCTTGGTGTGCTGGGTGCCCTACGCCAGCGTGGCCTGGTACATCTTTGCCAATCAGGGAACTGAGTTTGGACCGGTTTTCATGACTGTACCAGCCTTCTTCGCCAAGAGTGCCGCTCTGTACAACCCGGCTATCTACATTCTGCTAAACAGACAG TTTAGAAACTGCATGATCACCACAGTGTGCTGTGGAAAGAACCCATTTGGAGATGATGAGGTCGGAGCCGCTGCTGTCTCCAAAACCCAGACTTCATCTGTCTCTTCCAGCCAGGTGGCCCCCGCTTGA
- the ift122 gene encoding intraflagellar transport protein 122 homolog isoform X1, whose translation MRAVLAWKEAFRDQCVYDLAFKPDGSQVIIAAGLRVLVFDTADGAVVQLLKGHKDIVYCVAYAKDGKRFASGSADKSIIIWTSKLEGILKYTHNDSIQCVAYNPVTHQLASCSSGDFGLWSPEQKSVNKHKVSSKITCCGWTNDGQYLALGMMNGVVSIRNKNGEEKVKIERPGGSSSPIWSIAWNPSKDSRWQQLTGDWWNCYCKGEDYDGLEQRSLLSDSPCQDVSFIHNGGLPNRDEHNDILAVADWGQKLTFYQLSGKQIGKDRTLTYDPCCVSYFSKGEYIVMGGSDKQASLYTKDGVRLGTIGEQNSWVWTCRVKPDSNFVVLGCQDGTIACYQLIFSTVHGLYKDRYAYRDSMTDVIVQHLITEQKVRIKCRELVKKIAIYRNRLAIQLPEKILIYELYSDDSSDMHYRIKEKICRKFECNLLVVCSQHIILCQEKRLQCLSFTSVREKEWVMESLIRYIKVIGGPPGREGLLVGLKNGAILKIFVDNPFPITLLKLSTSVRCLDMSASRNKLAVVDEHNTLLVYDINSKELLFQEPNANSVAWNTQCEDMLCFSGNGYLNIKASNFPVHQQKMQGFMVGYNGSKIFCLHVYSMSAVEVPQSAPMYQYLERKMFKEAYHIACLGVTDSDWRDLGTEALEGLDFDTAKKAFIRIRDLRYLELINSIEERKKRGENDNELFLADVYAYQGKFHEAAKLYKRTGQESRAMSMYTDLRMFEYAKEFVGATDPKSTRILMTKQADWAKSSKEPRAAAEMYLSAGEHLKAIDIIGEHGWADMLIDIARKLDKAEREPLAKCAFYFKKLKHHGYASETYSKMGDLQALVQLHVETRHWDEAFSLVEKHSQFKNDVFVPYAQWLAENDRFEEAQKAFHKAGRQNEAVKVLEQLTHNAVVENRFNDAGYYYWMLSMQCLDIARESEEQRDEMLKKFERFQHLAELYHVYRSIQRYTDEPFSSHMPETLFNICRFLLNNLTKDIPPGISKVNTLYALAKQSGKLGAYKLARYSYEKLQELHIPSRFQESIELGSLTIRSKPFHDSEDLIEGMMCYRCSTNNPLLNNQGSVCINCRQPFIYSASSYEVLPLVQFYLEEGIGDEEAVSLIDLEVPHTDQRDARWQDMDNGELQALRVDDGFDDAEEDPFTAKMSFEQGGSNFVPVKVSRSVLRSMSRRDVLIKRWPRPLKWEYFRSLLPDVSITMCPTCFKMFHSEDYELLVLQHNCCPYCRRPIDEPN comes from the exons ATGAGAGCCGTCCTAGCATGGAAAGAAGCATTTCGTGATCAATG TGTTTATGACCTTGCCTTCAAGCCAGATGGCAGCCAAGTCATTATTGCTGCAGGGCTTCGCGTCCTG GTTTTTGACACAGCAGATGGAGCCGTTGTTCAGCTTTTAAAGGGACACAAAGACATAGTGTACTGTGTGGCCTACGCCAAAGATG GCAAAAGGTTTGCCTCAGGGTCAGCAGACAAAAGCATCATCATCTGGACATCTAAATTGGAGGGTATTTTAAAATACAC tCACAATGACTCCATCCAGTGCGTTGCCTACAACCCTGTCACCCACCAACTTGCCTCCTGTTCTTCTGGTGACTTTG GTCTGTGGTCGCCAGAGCAAAAATCTGTGAACAAACATAAAGTGAGCAGCAAAATAACATGTTGTGG GTGGACAAACGATGGCCAGTACCTTGCCCTTGGCATGATGAATGGAGTGGTGAGCATTCGGAACAAGAATGGAGAGGAGAAGGTCAAGATAGAGCGTCCTGGGGGCTCCTCCTCTCCTATCTGGTCCATAGCCTGGAACCCCTCTAA ggacagcaggtggcagcagttAACTGGAGACTGGTGGAACTGTTACTGTAAGGGAGAGGATTATGATGGCTTGGAACAGCGGTCCCTGCTCTCTGATTCCCCTTGCCAGGATGTCAGCTTTATCCACAATGGAGGACTACCGAACAG GGATGAGCACAATGACATTCTGGCTGTGGCAGACTGGGGTCAAAAGCTGACCTTCTACCAGCTGAGTGGAAAACAG ATTGGAAAAGACAGGACTCTCACCTATGACCCATGTTGCGTCAGCTACTTTTCCAAGGGCGAGTATATAGTCATGGGTGGGTCTGATAAACAGGCCTCCCTATACACTAAAGATGGTGTGCGGCTAGGCACCATTGGAGAGCAGAATTCCTGGGTGTGGACGTGCCGGGTTAAGCCTGACTCCAACTTTGTG GTGTTGGGCTGCCAGGATGGGACCATCGCCTGCTACCAACTTATCTTCAGCACAGTTCACGGCCTGTACAAGGATCGCTATGCTTATAGAGACAGCATGACTGATGTCATTGTCCAGCACCTCATCACTGAGCAAAAAG tGAGGATCAAGTGTCGTGAGCTGGTGAAGAAGATCGCCATCTACAGAAATCGCCTCGCTATCCAGCTGCCTGAGAAGATCCTCATCTATGAGCTTTACTCGGACGACTCCTCGGACATGCACTACCGCATCAAGGAGAAAATTTGCAGGAAGTTTGAATGCAACTTGCTAGTGGTCTGCTCCCAGCATATCATCCTATGCCAG GAGAAGAGACTCCAGTGCCTGTCCTTCACCAGTGTCAGGGAAAAAGAATGGGTGATGGAGTCTCTAATTCGCTACATCAAAGTGATTGGTGGCCCGCCAGGCAGAGAGGGCCTACTAGTGGGGTTAAAGAATGGAGCT ATCCTGAAGATATTTGTTGACAACCCGTTTCCCATCACACTGCTGAAGCTGTCAACATCAGTGCGGTGCCTGGACATGAGTGCCTCCCGCAATAAACTGGCTGTGGTGGATGAGCACAATACTCTCCTGGTCTATGACATCAACAGTAAAGAACTGCTCTTTCAG GAGCCTAATGCTAACAGCGTGGCCTGGAACACCCAGTGTGAGGACATGCTGTGCTTTTCTGGCAACGGCTACCTTAATATCAAGGCTAGCAACTTTCCTGTACACCAGCAGAAGATGCAAGGCTTTATGGTGGGCTACAATGGCTCTAAGATCTTCTGTCTCCACGTCTATTCCATGTCTGCTGTGGAAGTGCCTCAG TCAGCGCCAATGTACCAGTACCTGGAGAGGAAGATGTTTAAGGAGGCCTACCACATCGCCTGTCTGGGTGTGACAGACAGTGACTGGAGGGATTTAGGAACAGAGGCCCTGGAGGGACTTGACTTTGACACCGCCAAGAAG GCCTTTATTAGGATAAGAGACCTGCGCTACCTGGAGCTCATCAATAGCATCGAG gagaggaagaagcGGGGTGAGAACGACAATGAGTTGTTCCTGGCAGACGTCTATGCCTACCAGGGGAAATTCCATGAGGCAGCCAAGCTCTACAAACGAACAGGCCAAGAATCCAGAGCCATGAGCATGTACACTGACCTGCGCATGTTCGAGTACGCCAAG GAGTTTGTCGGAGCGACGGATCCTAAGAGCACTCGGATCCTGATGACCAAGCAGGCGGACTGGGCTAAGAGCAGCAAGGAGCCCCGGGCAGCAGCGGAGATGTACCTGTCTGCAGGAGAGCATCTCAAAGCCATAGACATTATAGGCGAGCATGGCTGGGCCGACAT GCTGATTGACATAGCTCGTAAGCTGGACAAGGCTGAACGCGAACCGCTGGCAAAGTGTGCGTTCTACTTCAAGAAGCTGAAGCACCATGGTTACGCCTCAGAGACCTATTCCAAGATGGGAGACTTGCAGGCTCTGGTGCAGCTGCATGTGGAAACACGGCACTGGGACGAG GCCTTCTCACTGGTGGAGAAGCATTCCCAGTTCAAAAATGACGTCTTTGTGCCTTATGCCCAGTGGTTGGCTGAGAACGACCGCTTCGAGGAGGCGCAAAAAG CATTTCACAAGGCCGGGCGACAGAACGAAGCTGTGAAAGTCCTGGAACAGCTTACCCACAATGCAGTGGTGGAGAACAGATTCAACGATGCAGGGTACTATTACTGGATGCTATCTATGCAGTGTCTGGACATTGCTAGAG AAAGTGAAGAACAGAGGGATGAAATGCTGAAGAAGTTTGAACGTTTTCAGCATCTTGCTGAGCTCTACCACGTCTATCGCTCCATTCAGCGTTACACG GATGAACCCTTCAGTTCCCACATGCCAGAGACGCTGTTCAACATCTGCAGGTTCCTCCTGAACAACCTCACCAAAGACATACCACCAGGCATTTCTAAAGT TAACACCTTGTATGCGTTGGCTAAGCAGAGTGGAAAACTGGGTGCATATAAGCTTGCCAGGTATTCCTACGAGAAGCTCCAGGAGCTGCACATTCCTTCTCGCTTCCAGGAGTCCATAGAACTGGGCAGCCTCACCATTCGCTCCAAACCCTTCCACGACAGCGAG GACCTGATTGAGGGCATGATGTGCTACCGCTGTTCCACCAACAACCCCCTGCTGAACAACCAGGGCAGTGTGTGCATCAACTGCAGGCAGCCTTTCATCTACTCAGCTTCATCATACG AGGTGCTGCCTCTGGTGCAGTTCTACCTGGAGGAGGGCATCGGTGATGAGGAGGCCGTGTCTCTTATTGACCTAGAAGTTCCTCACACAGATCAGAGGGATGCACGCTGGCAGGATATGGACAATGGTG AGCTGCAGGCTTTAAGGGTGGATGATGGTTTTGATGATGCAGAGGAAGACCCATTCACAGCCAAAATGAGCTTTGAG CAGGGGGGCTCGAACTTTGTCCCGGTCAAGGTGAGTCGCTCGGTGCTGCGCTCCATGAGCAGGAGGGACGTCCTGATCAAACGCTGGCCCAGGCCGCTCAAATGGGAATACTTCCGCTCCCTGCTGCCTGATGTGAGCATCACCATGTGCCCCACCTGCTTCAAG ATGTTCCACAGTGAGGATTATGAGCTTCTGGTGCTTCAGCACAACTGCTGTCCTTACTGTCGCAGACCCATCGATGAACCAAACTGA
- the ift122 gene encoding intraflagellar transport protein 122 homolog isoform X2 has protein sequence MRAVLAWKEAFRDQCVYDLAFKPDGSQVIIAAGLRVLVFDTADGAVVQLLKGHKDIVYCVAYAKDGKRFASGSADKSIIIWTSKLEGILKYTHNDSIQCVAYNPVTHQLASCSSGDFGLWSPEQKSVNKHKVSSKITCCGWTNDGQYLALGMMNGVVSIRNKNGEEKVKIERPGGSSSPIWSIAWNPSKDEHNDILAVADWGQKLTFYQLSGKQIGKDRTLTYDPCCVSYFSKGEYIVMGGSDKQASLYTKDGVRLGTIGEQNSWVWTCRVKPDSNFVVLGCQDGTIACYQLIFSTVHGLYKDRYAYRDSMTDVIVQHLITEQKVRIKCRELVKKIAIYRNRLAIQLPEKILIYELYSDDSSDMHYRIKEKICRKFECNLLVVCSQHIILCQEKRLQCLSFTSVREKEWVMESLIRYIKVIGGPPGREGLLVGLKNGAILKIFVDNPFPITLLKLSTSVRCLDMSASRNKLAVVDEHNTLLVYDINSKELLFQEPNANSVAWNTQCEDMLCFSGNGYLNIKASNFPVHQQKMQGFMVGYNGSKIFCLHVYSMSAVEVPQSAPMYQYLERKMFKEAYHIACLGVTDSDWRDLGTEALEGLDFDTAKKAFIRIRDLRYLELINSIEERKKRGENDNELFLADVYAYQGKFHEAAKLYKRTGQESRAMSMYTDLRMFEYAKEFVGATDPKSTRILMTKQADWAKSSKEPRAAAEMYLSAGEHLKAIDIIGEHGWADMLIDIARKLDKAEREPLAKCAFYFKKLKHHGYASETYSKMGDLQALVQLHVETRHWDEAFSLVEKHSQFKNDVFVPYAQWLAENDRFEEAQKAFHKAGRQNEAVKVLEQLTHNAVVENRFNDAGYYYWMLSMQCLDIARESEEQRDEMLKKFERFQHLAELYHVYRSIQRYTDEPFSSHMPETLFNICRFLLNNLTKDIPPGISKVNTLYALAKQSGKLGAYKLARYSYEKLQELHIPSRFQESIELGSLTIRSKPFHDSEDLIEGMMCYRCSTNNPLLNNQGSVCINCRQPFIYSASSYEVLPLVQFYLEEGIGDEEAVSLIDLEVPHTDQRDARWQDMDNGELQALRVDDGFDDAEEDPFTAKMSFEQGGSNFVPVKVSRSVLRSMSRRDVLIKRWPRPLKWEYFRSLLPDVSITMCPTCFKMFHSEDYELLVLQHNCCPYCRRPIDEPN, from the exons ATGAGAGCCGTCCTAGCATGGAAAGAAGCATTTCGTGATCAATG TGTTTATGACCTTGCCTTCAAGCCAGATGGCAGCCAAGTCATTATTGCTGCAGGGCTTCGCGTCCTG GTTTTTGACACAGCAGATGGAGCCGTTGTTCAGCTTTTAAAGGGACACAAAGACATAGTGTACTGTGTGGCCTACGCCAAAGATG GCAAAAGGTTTGCCTCAGGGTCAGCAGACAAAAGCATCATCATCTGGACATCTAAATTGGAGGGTATTTTAAAATACAC tCACAATGACTCCATCCAGTGCGTTGCCTACAACCCTGTCACCCACCAACTTGCCTCCTGTTCTTCTGGTGACTTTG GTCTGTGGTCGCCAGAGCAAAAATCTGTGAACAAACATAAAGTGAGCAGCAAAATAACATGTTGTGG GTGGACAAACGATGGCCAGTACCTTGCCCTTGGCATGATGAATGGAGTGGTGAGCATTCGGAACAAGAATGGAGAGGAGAAGGTCAAGATAGAGCGTCCTGGGGGCTCCTCCTCTCCTATCTGGTCCATAGCCTGGAACCCCTCTAA GGATGAGCACAATGACATTCTGGCTGTGGCAGACTGGGGTCAAAAGCTGACCTTCTACCAGCTGAGTGGAAAACAG ATTGGAAAAGACAGGACTCTCACCTATGACCCATGTTGCGTCAGCTACTTTTCCAAGGGCGAGTATATAGTCATGGGTGGGTCTGATAAACAGGCCTCCCTATACACTAAAGATGGTGTGCGGCTAGGCACCATTGGAGAGCAGAATTCCTGGGTGTGGACGTGCCGGGTTAAGCCTGACTCCAACTTTGTG GTGTTGGGCTGCCAGGATGGGACCATCGCCTGCTACCAACTTATCTTCAGCACAGTTCACGGCCTGTACAAGGATCGCTATGCTTATAGAGACAGCATGACTGATGTCATTGTCCAGCACCTCATCACTGAGCAAAAAG tGAGGATCAAGTGTCGTGAGCTGGTGAAGAAGATCGCCATCTACAGAAATCGCCTCGCTATCCAGCTGCCTGAGAAGATCCTCATCTATGAGCTTTACTCGGACGACTCCTCGGACATGCACTACCGCATCAAGGAGAAAATTTGCAGGAAGTTTGAATGCAACTTGCTAGTGGTCTGCTCCCAGCATATCATCCTATGCCAG GAGAAGAGACTCCAGTGCCTGTCCTTCACCAGTGTCAGGGAAAAAGAATGGGTGATGGAGTCTCTAATTCGCTACATCAAAGTGATTGGTGGCCCGCCAGGCAGAGAGGGCCTACTAGTGGGGTTAAAGAATGGAGCT ATCCTGAAGATATTTGTTGACAACCCGTTTCCCATCACACTGCTGAAGCTGTCAACATCAGTGCGGTGCCTGGACATGAGTGCCTCCCGCAATAAACTGGCTGTGGTGGATGAGCACAATACTCTCCTGGTCTATGACATCAACAGTAAAGAACTGCTCTTTCAG GAGCCTAATGCTAACAGCGTGGCCTGGAACACCCAGTGTGAGGACATGCTGTGCTTTTCTGGCAACGGCTACCTTAATATCAAGGCTAGCAACTTTCCTGTACACCAGCAGAAGATGCAAGGCTTTATGGTGGGCTACAATGGCTCTAAGATCTTCTGTCTCCACGTCTATTCCATGTCTGCTGTGGAAGTGCCTCAG TCAGCGCCAATGTACCAGTACCTGGAGAGGAAGATGTTTAAGGAGGCCTACCACATCGCCTGTCTGGGTGTGACAGACAGTGACTGGAGGGATTTAGGAACAGAGGCCCTGGAGGGACTTGACTTTGACACCGCCAAGAAG GCCTTTATTAGGATAAGAGACCTGCGCTACCTGGAGCTCATCAATAGCATCGAG gagaggaagaagcGGGGTGAGAACGACAATGAGTTGTTCCTGGCAGACGTCTATGCCTACCAGGGGAAATTCCATGAGGCAGCCAAGCTCTACAAACGAACAGGCCAAGAATCCAGAGCCATGAGCATGTACACTGACCTGCGCATGTTCGAGTACGCCAAG GAGTTTGTCGGAGCGACGGATCCTAAGAGCACTCGGATCCTGATGACCAAGCAGGCGGACTGGGCTAAGAGCAGCAAGGAGCCCCGGGCAGCAGCGGAGATGTACCTGTCTGCAGGAGAGCATCTCAAAGCCATAGACATTATAGGCGAGCATGGCTGGGCCGACAT GCTGATTGACATAGCTCGTAAGCTGGACAAGGCTGAACGCGAACCGCTGGCAAAGTGTGCGTTCTACTTCAAGAAGCTGAAGCACCATGGTTACGCCTCAGAGACCTATTCCAAGATGGGAGACTTGCAGGCTCTGGTGCAGCTGCATGTGGAAACACGGCACTGGGACGAG GCCTTCTCACTGGTGGAGAAGCATTCCCAGTTCAAAAATGACGTCTTTGTGCCTTATGCCCAGTGGTTGGCTGAGAACGACCGCTTCGAGGAGGCGCAAAAAG CATTTCACAAGGCCGGGCGACAGAACGAAGCTGTGAAAGTCCTGGAACAGCTTACCCACAATGCAGTGGTGGAGAACAGATTCAACGATGCAGGGTACTATTACTGGATGCTATCTATGCAGTGTCTGGACATTGCTAGAG AAAGTGAAGAACAGAGGGATGAAATGCTGAAGAAGTTTGAACGTTTTCAGCATCTTGCTGAGCTCTACCACGTCTATCGCTCCATTCAGCGTTACACG GATGAACCCTTCAGTTCCCACATGCCAGAGACGCTGTTCAACATCTGCAGGTTCCTCCTGAACAACCTCACCAAAGACATACCACCAGGCATTTCTAAAGT TAACACCTTGTATGCGTTGGCTAAGCAGAGTGGAAAACTGGGTGCATATAAGCTTGCCAGGTATTCCTACGAGAAGCTCCAGGAGCTGCACATTCCTTCTCGCTTCCAGGAGTCCATAGAACTGGGCAGCCTCACCATTCGCTCCAAACCCTTCCACGACAGCGAG GACCTGATTGAGGGCATGATGTGCTACCGCTGTTCCACCAACAACCCCCTGCTGAACAACCAGGGCAGTGTGTGCATCAACTGCAGGCAGCCTTTCATCTACTCAGCTTCATCATACG AGGTGCTGCCTCTGGTGCAGTTCTACCTGGAGGAGGGCATCGGTGATGAGGAGGCCGTGTCTCTTATTGACCTAGAAGTTCCTCACACAGATCAGAGGGATGCACGCTGGCAGGATATGGACAATGGTG AGCTGCAGGCTTTAAGGGTGGATGATGGTTTTGATGATGCAGAGGAAGACCCATTCACAGCCAAAATGAGCTTTGAG CAGGGGGGCTCGAACTTTGTCCCGGTCAAGGTGAGTCGCTCGGTGCTGCGCTCCATGAGCAGGAGGGACGTCCTGATCAAACGCTGGCCCAGGCCGCTCAAATGGGAATACTTCCGCTCCCTGCTGCCTGATGTGAGCATCACCATGTGCCCCACCTGCTTCAAG ATGTTCCACAGTGAGGATTATGAGCTTCTGGTGCTTCAGCACAACTGCTGTCCTTACTGTCGCAGACCCATCGATGAACCAAACTGA
- the mbd4 gene encoding methyl-CpG-binding domain protein 4 gives MHPTSCDIQLETSGDTNNQRDMDDSCLTSKMPLGWIREVRQRKAGKTAGKLDVYITSPQGQKFRSRTSLQAFLLKNGDGNIDINLFDFTTVKGDVITSPHFLPSREKKRGKKKHADGQQDTTEKIQTEILDPPPNKSKRASSPLRNQEEKVKNAEDPNSANSDMVKEEFTHVLDVCSDKNDETVECFVQAASSATADDVKLRSSPQRVGLLREKLLRLAPSSKQQNTSNVDVDAQEDSQPTVPTLNVESATESENEDVNEDERDKDEIQIHSKGDTKLNSELKIDADSHRDVEEEVLLPDITGGNCAPVRDSQNKSKSSEDKRKTSPYFSRKPLTDGLSPPRRKAFKKWTPPRSPFNLVQETLFHDPWKLLVATIFLNKTSGKVAIPVLWQFFERYPSAEVTREVDWKPMSELMKPLGLYELRAKILIRFSDEYLTKQWRYPIELHGIGKYGNDSYRIFCVGEWRQVTPEDHKLNKYHAWLWENHETLGI, from the exons ATGCATCCCACTAGCTGTGATATCCAGCTGGAGACCAGTGGAGACACAAATAACCAAAGGGATATGGATGATTCGTGCCTCACTTCCAAAATGCCCCTTGGTTGGATCAGAGAGGTGAGGCAGCGGAAAGCAGGCAAGACAGCAGGCAAACTGGACGTGTACATTACAAG tCCCCAAGGACAGAAGTTCCGGTCAAGAACATCCCTGCAAGCTTTCCTCCTAAAAAATGGAGATGGAAACATAGACATAAACCTCTTTGATTTCACTACAGTCAAAGGTGATGTCATCACCTCTCCACATTTTCTCCCCTCccgagagaaaaagagaggaaagaaaaaacatgcagatgGACAGCAggacacaacagaaaaaatacaaacagaaatactgGATCCACCTCCAAATAAATCTAAAAGAGCCTCTTCCCCCCTCAGAAATCAAGAAGAAAAAGTTAAGAATGCAGAAGATCCTAACTCTGCTAATAGTGATATGGTAAAAGAAGAGTTCACACATGTACTAGATGTGTGTAGTGACAAAAATGATGAGACTGTCGAGTGTTTTGTACAAGCTGCATCTTCAGCCACAGCGGATGATGTCAAACTGCGGAGCAGCCCTCAGAGGGTGGGGCTGCTGAGAGAGAAGCTTCTCAGACTGGCTCCTTCcagtaaacaacaaaacacttctAACGTTGATGTGGACGCACAGGAAGACTCGCAGCCTACTGTCCCGACTCTGAATGTTGAATCTGCCACTGAGAGCGAGAATGAAGATGTAAACGAGGATGAACGAGACAAAGATGAGATACAGATTCACAGCAAAGGTGACACCAAGCTTAATTCTGAACTGAAGATTGATGCTGACAGCCACCGGGATGTGGAAGAGGAGGTGTTATTACCAGACATCACTGGTGGGAACTGTGCACCAGTAAGAGATTCCCAGAATA AGTCCAAAAGCTCAGAAGACAAACGGAAAACAAGCCCTTATTTCAGCAGGAAACCTCTCACAGATG GTCTTAGTCCACCCAGGAGAAAGGCCTTCAAGAAGTGGACACCGCCTCGTTCTCCCTTCAACCTCGTACAGGAAACCCTTTTCCATGACCCCTGGAAGCTCCTGGTTGCTACCATTTTTCTTAACAAGACAAGTG GCAAGGTGGCCATTCCAGTTCTTTGGCAATTCTTTGAGCGTTACCCGTCTGCAGAGGTGACCCGGGAGGTCGACTGGAAGCCCATGTCTGAACTCATGAAGCCACTGGGCCTGTATGAGCTCAGAGCCAAAATACTCATCCGCTTCTCAG ATGAGTATCTAACTAAACAATGGCGCTACCCCATTGAGTTGCATGGTATTGGGAAGTACGGCAATGACTCCTATAGGATCTTCTGTGTGGGAGAATGGAGACAG GTGACACCTGAagatcacaagttaaacaaATACCACGCCTGGCTTTGGGAGAATCATGAGACACTTGGAATCTGA
- the LOC122982108 gene encoding uncharacterized protein LOC122982108 has translation MKLPAISFAATPVCIPHNTPPVRQSPCLVVTPMTFPLISESAQLWTSNQSIPRLNPLHPPMVHKRTISLETPAVHHHNHQRTLIMQRREHHRYHQVWRKPFYGTSSEREEYRKELREQLKRQIEEKCVALKLQLASKVKEAEYACEVDRLALSSEREQRIQHSKAMLAYRDENKKLMEQSWRDRALTRSQEAMKERELLRLNPINWSGTLK, from the exons ATGAAACTGC CAGCCATTTCTTTTGCTGCCACACCGGTGTGCATTCCTCACAACACACCTCCTGTCCGACAGAGTCCCTGCCTGGTGGTCACTCCCATGACGTTTCCCCTCATCTCAGAGTCTGCCCAGCTGTGGACAAGCAATCAG AGCATTCCAAGACTGAACCCTTTACATCCACCAATGGTCCATAAACGTACCATTAGTCTGGAGACGCCAGCTGTtcaccaccacaaccaccagAGGACACTAATCATGCAGAGGAGAGAGCACCACAG GTATCATCAGGTGTGGCGAAAACCGTTTTATGGAACCAGCAGTGAGAGAGAAGAGTACAG GAAGGAGTTACGTGAGCAGTTGAAGAGGCAAATAGAGGAGAAATGTGTTGCACTGAAGCTGCAGCTGGCGAGTAAAGTGAAGGAAGCAGAGTATGCGTGTGAAGTGGACCGCCTCGCCCTGTCCAGTGAAAGAGAGCAAAGGATCCAACACAGCAAGGCAATGTTAGCGTACAGAGATGAAAACAAGAAG CTAATGGAGCAGAGCTGGAGGGACAGAGCACTAACACGCTCCCAGGAGGCcatgaaggagagagagctgCTGCGCCTCAACCCCATCAACTGGAGtggaacactgaaatag